A single genomic interval of Streptomyces sp. 1222.5 harbors:
- a CDS encoding IclR family transcriptional regulator C-terminal domain-containing protein, which produces MPAQTAQDSGSRAEPRPPAGTDGPTRTVGARAGADGPPAEAVGPLLRGVAVLRRLTEAGGRMSPSALERATGLARSTVDRITATLARMGHVRLDGRDVALTPRVMELGNAYLAALRLPALLGAHADAVADELDESVSLAVADLDGIRFIHQATRRRAMSVSFRIGDLLPAERTAPGALFATEWDPSDWRRWHARHAEDPSDAFFPAVPPRSPSAAGDFAARVERARRDGWALDDQLVEPGLVAVSVPVRAPDTGRIACVASVVSHTSRHTAAGLRTALLPRLRTAVTAMEAELRTAPAPEPGPPPSELAAWTGASKLELGRDFVESLARGLTVLTAFGEGRPALPLAEVARATGLSRATARRALITHEHLGLVTARPDHTFALTPRVLDLGFPPLSRSTLPRLAEPHLRALADRLHEPTALAVLTGGGTEIQYTAGAAASRVLTVHIAVGTRLPAAATSLGRVLLADTTGPASPDRKPTRTRAHALPDEELEAVRTRGYALVDEELESGLRSIAVPVRDRTGRAVAAVNVSTHAARRTLEDCVRELLPELRATADRVQDDLRTADRFTRVPLL; this is translated from the coding sequence ATGCCCGCGCAGACCGCCCAGGATTCCGGCAGCCGTGCCGAGCCCCGGCCCCCGGCGGGGACGGACGGGCCGACGCGGACGGTCGGGGCGAGGGCGGGGGCGGACGGGCCGCCCGCGGAGGCGGTCGGGCCGCTGCTGCGCGGGGTCGCGGTACTGCGGCGGCTCACCGAGGCCGGCGGCAGGATGAGCCCCAGCGCGCTGGAACGGGCCACCGGACTCGCCCGGTCCACCGTCGACCGGATCACCGCGACCCTGGCCCGCATGGGACACGTCCGCCTCGACGGCCGGGACGTCGCCCTCACTCCGCGCGTGATGGAGCTGGGCAACGCCTACCTGGCCGCCCTGCGCCTGCCCGCGCTGCTCGGCGCGCACGCCGACGCCGTCGCCGACGAACTGGACGAGTCCGTGTCCCTGGCGGTGGCCGACCTCGACGGCATCCGCTTCATCCACCAGGCGACCCGCCGCCGCGCGATGTCCGTGAGCTTCCGCATCGGCGACCTGCTGCCGGCCGAACGCACCGCCCCCGGGGCGCTGTTCGCGACCGAGTGGGATCCGTCGGACTGGCGGCGGTGGCACGCCCGGCACGCCGAGGACCCGTCGGACGCCTTCTTCCCCGCCGTACCGCCCCGGTCCCCGTCCGCCGCCGGCGACTTCGCGGCCCGGGTGGAGCGGGCCCGCCGGGACGGCTGGGCGCTGGACGACCAACTGGTCGAGCCGGGACTGGTCGCGGTGTCCGTGCCGGTGCGCGCACCGGACACCGGCCGCATCGCGTGCGTGGCGAGCGTGGTCAGCCACACCAGCCGGCACACGGCGGCCGGCCTGCGCACCGCCCTGCTCCCCCGGCTGCGTACGGCGGTGACGGCGATGGAGGCCGAACTGCGCACGGCGCCGGCCCCCGAGCCCGGGCCGCCGCCCTCGGAACTGGCCGCCTGGACGGGGGCGTCCAAACTCGAACTGGGCCGGGATTTCGTGGAGTCCCTGGCCCGGGGTCTGACCGTGCTCACCGCGTTCGGCGAGGGCCGGCCCGCGCTGCCGCTCGCCGAGGTGGCACGGGCGACCGGGCTGTCCCGCGCCACCGCGCGCCGGGCCCTGATCACCCACGAACACCTCGGCCTGGTGACCGCGCGCCCCGACCACACCTTCGCCCTCACCCCACGCGTGCTGGACCTGGGCTTCCCGCCGCTGTCACGCAGCACGCTGCCCCGGCTCGCCGAGCCCCATCTGCGGGCGCTCGCCGACCGGTTGCACGAGCCGACGGCGCTCGCGGTACTGACGGGCGGCGGCACGGAGATCCAGTACACGGCCGGGGCGGCCGCGAGCCGCGTGCTGACCGTGCACATCGCCGTCGGCACCCGGCTGCCCGCCGCCGCGACCTCACTCGGCCGGGTCCTCCTGGCCGACACCACCGGCCCGGCGTCCCCGGATCGGAAGCCGACCCGCACGCGCGCACACGCCCTCCCCGACGAGGAGCTGGAGGCGGTCCGAACGCGGGGTTACGCCCTCGTCGACGAGGAGCTGGAGTCCGGGCTGCGGTCGATCGCCGTACCGGTTCGGGACCGGACGGGCCGGGCCGTCGCCGCGGTGAACGTGTCCACCCACGCTGCCCGCCGCACGCTGGAGGACTGCGTGCGCGAGCTGCTCCCCGAACTGCGTGCGACCGCCGACCGGGTCCAGGACGACCTGCGCACCGCCGACCGCTTCACCCGGGTGCCGCTCCTGTGA